In the genome of Microplitis demolitor isolate Queensland-Clemson2020A chromosome 5, iyMicDemo2.1a, whole genome shotgun sequence, the window taattttttataagttgggtttgaatatttttgtaatttatattacgAAAGTAAAAACAATTGGCTTTGTTAGTGtaaaattcaataagaaaaaatgttttatttatagtgaaattatttaaagattttctATATTTAACGATAATGAAAGAttcattttcatcaaattgcGCCGACTTGAAGAATGGgaattaaaagttgaaatGCTTCTTGAACATATGAGCTTGCATTTGTCgcctaaattcaaaaaacaatattaatattttatgtcaacatattaattaataaatttatttatttattaattaattacatataaactAACCTCTAGAAATATTGTCGTTATGTCTACAGAATCATTTGATTTATCGGAGCCTTGCATACGTTCATTAAGACATTTGCAGAATAAATTTGCAATTACTCCAATTTgaagtgataaaattttagttaattgtACAAGTGCATCTGCTTCATTGACTGTACTTCGACGATCGTTGATAAGAATAAGTTCAGCAGTTTTATGAAACCTTTCGACGCAATATGCTGTAAATTGTGCCAACGATGAAATTGCATTTTCAAAAACTTCTCGATCAGACACTGATGATTCGGACTGTGATATGTTGgtaatatatgtttttttttcttcccaaagctataaaaatttacacactcaattagtttattcttaaaactcttatttaaaattgaaattaaaaagtaaaaaatcaaatagtaTGTTGTGTGACaagagatgaaaaaaaaaaaaaaaaaaaaaacgatatcaAACCACGGCAAAGTTTGCTGCCCGAGCCGTAGACGAGGGATGACATCACCCGCAAtctgaaatcgttttgtttcatcccttgacatacaatatatttttcatgacttGCATTGGGATTTTAAGTTTTAGTGTCAGCATATTGTACATACTATTAAACAAATGACAAGTATCAGAATTGAAATTACGAGTGTCTTCAGTCAGCGAGCAGAATCATTTGTTTCTGTTAGCTGACTGAAGGCATTCACAATTGACGCGTTTGTTAATATTCGTTCGCGGCACTggactaataataaataagctTTTTACGACTGATTGTAGATACACTGAAACTTGAAGTTTTGATGCTGGTATGATGAAATAGTATGTTACACACCAAGGGAGGAAAGTATGACATTCCAATCCGCGTGTGTATTTGGCTACTCGAGCTGAAAGCAAGGGTGGCAAACAATCGAATTGGGAAGTCCTACCTTCCTCCGTggtgtgtatactatttttcactagatctgcacctgaaagttaaaatttttgcctcTGTTTGCGGGAAGACTAGAGCTAGAGCTAATTTGTTATCATTTGTAAAAACCATTCTatcatttctaaaaattataccTGATACAATTTatcaaatgaaataataacaccaAGATCTGCACAAAGGGATTTCAATCTTTCTTTCAAGTGATCATTACTACTTCCGTCATCGTCATTTTCATCTCCAAGATCACAAAGTTCTTTGACTTCATCCAAAGTTTCTTGAATAGATTTAGCCTCATCTGTATTTAGAGTTACCAATCGTTgttgaattttcatattacTCTGTTTAGATAACATCTCCAGTGCTTCAAGATGAACGAGACCTTgaaaatcatcaaataaaGTTTCAAAATGAACTTTTCGAGCTTGTTCTTTCTCTTGATATGTTTTTTGTTCAGCTTCAGCTTTTTCTTTAGCTTCCCTCAACATGTGAGATAAAATAGGTTTATCCttttcattcataaaaaatgctctttttttttttaaaccaggATCACCTTCCTGAAGTACTTCCATTGTTTTTTTCCCAATTGTTTCTAAAGTACAAAGACCACCATTAATTACCTTAGTTCCTGTATTTTCAActaattttgttattgaaGAAACCCCTGATATTAAATCACTTAATCCGAATGACATCAGTTGCATTGACTCTTCTgtattttctgtaaaattttaaaattaaagttatcAAATCTATTCTATGGGTTATACATTAAGaaatattatgaatattttgaatattatgaatattttaccaatagatttttcatcaaatgtttttttttgctcaagGTCTGAAGTGGGAGTACTAATACTGTCTTCAAGAACCGATAATCCATATGATACTTGACTAGTCAAATTTGAAACTCCTACACTAGctgtatttaataaagaagTAACACCCCAACTACTCCAACTTCCCCAACCtacatcacttaaatttattttctctttactTGTTGCTAGCTTGTTTGCAACTGCCTGTGAATTATCAGTATCAAAttcagttataattttattttgattacttAAATCTTCCCAATCACCAGTGCCAAAtacttctttaaattttttattagactTTAATTCCTCTGGTATTTGATCTTTGTCAAATTCATCAATAGATGAAGATTTACCAATTGATTTATGCCAATAACTTTCACGTTCTAATATTTCAATTGCTCCATCATCATCTAATTCCAAACAttctttattcaaataaacttttttttctccttcacaagttttattttttacttcaaacgattttatttcttcaattgtttgtttaattttaggtAATACTATTTTAGAtcccaattttttaacacCAGAACTTGAAACTTTTGATGATCCCTTTGATTTTTGTTGTGTCTGTACTCCTTCtcttttatttgaatcatcTAGTGTCTCAACTTGGGCtaaagctatttttttttttttttctaataataaatttgtattattatcacaTTTATTTGTGACAGTCTCATTTAATTCTTCGATTACTTTTTTAGTTTCAACATTTTtagtaaaactttttttatcaatcgaAATTGATTCTTTTTGTTGTGTATTCATTTCTGGTTTGCACACCGGCTGCTTGTCTTCTGTCAAAGACTTTGATTGCAATTTATCTGAATCAGTTTGTTGTTTTGATTCTTGAGCAAGATTATTGGatgtaaaattgtaaatggTTGACGTGTCACTAGCAGCTGTTGAAtcgtcatattttttattgtttattttagaACTCCATGAGTTTTGTTTAACTGATGTGGCACAAACATCATCATCAGAGTCAGAACCAATAGTTGAATTAGGTGCCCAACGTGGTGATGATTTTTTAGGCAATGCATCACGAAATTCTATTTCTTCATCTGCGCTTTCAAAGTCATCACTGTCCGAGGTTGccattattgttttatatttttcagattaacaataagtattaataacaatattttatatataacatttattataataattatttaaaattctatacatTATCAAATAACCTATCACTTTTGTACAACtgatttgttattaattgtagattactttttttatattgaacattttaataaaatatttaaatgcaatatataaatatgtatgtaataaATGGAAGATCACGTGATTAAGGATGAAGATCAAGCTGATCAagcatatatacatacatacatacatatatatatacatacgtaaaaataaaaaagtctgtgCCTTGCCGTGTGGCGTTAAGTATTTGTTGCATTCAAGTGCGCATgtctattttatttgtattggaatttaaattcagGGCCGTAGGTATGATCACAGAGGATGTAGAATTCTGATTAAGTTACACAaatgagataattttttagcaCAATTGATATTAAACAGATGTTAAAGGTGGGCAGTATTAActgaattttacaattttactttCCTAATTACATCTTGAATAACTATATAACTCAAATGACGAAAATCTTCCGAAAAAGTCTCTGTCTTACCCATTTTTTCGGAAGCTATGAAAATTGCTGTAATCACAATgggttaataatttaaagaaatgtAAAATTCATAACTTGGTTAGGAACAGCCCAGCCTTAAGAATTAccaaagtttaaataaattacggtACAAATaaaacgactttttttttcaccatatcTGCAcctaaagtttaaatttctgcCGTTAGAGGAGAAGAAGTTGGACTTTTCTCTTGTGGGAatcaaaacaaattaaataaatttacagatGTGCCGACATTCTTGTAAACAAtggaaaaagtttaattttttgttgcagATTTGGTGAAAAAAGGTATCCACATCACGCCAAAAGTCGAGCAAGTTCTTATTagatagaaaattattaataaagcaGTCTAAAATGCACAAAACTCCACTATAGCTACGACGAAACTAAGCGTACTATTTTACAGGTACTAATACTACAGAGATCCgcttttatctttaaatttgtGTCTTAGATGTatgggaaaaaaatacaattaagcGGTGAGCAAATAGATTCGAAAATTCTGATATGTAACTAGGCAGCCAGGCTCCTAACTTACTGTACGGCGAGTAACGAAGCTCGTAAAAGACAATGGATCGAAAACTGTACAACAGACAAGTTGAGTTCAACAGGCGTTAAAGATGTATAAAACTACATAAATCCCCCCCTGGCGGATTTGAATCATGGTGGAAACACGGTGAAATCCACGGTGgttttgtgccattttacCACCATGTATACACgatggttacacggtgggttcAACGTGAAATCACGATGTATACACGGTAGTTACACGGTGCACCcactgatatttatatataataatgtaaatcTTTATAGTACAATtctatgtaaatatataaaattacattatttcgTATATAATCTTACATATTCATCCATTCAgtcaaaaaacttaaataaaactttttaacttttttataatctgataaattatgataattaagtCCTAGCAAATTCTGTCTCATAACAATTTCTGAGTAAATATCAAGCTGTGCATAT includes:
- the LOC103578904 gene encoding protein FAM114A2, with amino-acid sequence MATSDSDDFESADEEIEFRDALPKKSSPRWAPNSTIGSDSDDDVCATSVKQNSWSSKINNKKYDDSTAASDTSTIYNFTSNNLAQESKQQTDSDKLQSKSLTEDKQPVCKPEMNTQQKESISIDKKSFTKNVETKKVIEELNETVTNKCDNNTNLLLEKKKKIALAQVETLDDSNKREGVQTQQKSKGSSKVSSSGVKKLGSKIVLPKIKQTIEEIKSFEVKNKTCEGEKKVYLNKECLELDDDGAIEILERESYWHKSIGKSSSIDEFDKDQIPEELKSNKKFKEVFGTGDWEDLSNQNKIITEFDTDNSQAVANKLATSKEKINLSDVGWGSWSSWGVTSLLNTASVGVSNLTSQVSYGLSVLEDSISTPTSDLEQKKTFDEKSIENTEESMQLMSFGLSDLISGVSSITKLVENTGTKVINGGLCTLETIGKKTMEVLQEGDPGLKKKRAFFMNEKDKPILSHMLREAKEKAEAEQKTYQEKEQARKVHFETLFDDFQGLVHLEALEMLSKQSNMKIQQRLVTLNTDEAKSIQETLDEVKELCDLGDENDDDGSSNDHLKERLKSLCADLGVIISFDKLYQLWEEKKTYITNISQSESSVSDREVFENAISSLAQFTAYCVERFHKTAELILINDRRSTVNEADALVQLTKILSLQIGVIANLFCKCLNERMQGSDKSNDSVDITTIFLEATNASSYVQEAFQLLIPILQVGAI